The window GGAAAATGAGCCACAGTAGCGATCCCATGTAGCCCATCACGCCCATCCAGATATGAAAGCGATTGGCGAAATCGACGCCGGGTGCGAAGAGAAACCAGAAGTGCTGGAGGTTGCCCATGCACCAGCGGCGATCACGACCAAGGCTGTCGGAGAGATTTGGCGGCCCCTCCTCGTAGCTGCCGGGTTCGGCGTAGGCAAACCATACGTCGTACCCGGCCCGACGCATGAGCGCGGCCTCCACGGTATCGTGGCTGAAAATGTGGCGGCGCTTGGCGTCCTTTTCCGGCAGATCGGGGAGATCGCAATGCTCGATGAAGGGACGCACGCGAATGATCGCGTTATGGCCCCAGTAGTTGCCGCCAAAGAGATGCCAGTAGTTCGACCCGGCGCAGAAGAGCGGCGCGTAGAGTTTGGCGGCAAACTGGTACATGCGGCGGAACGGCGTGCGACCGAGCGCGAGTTGCGGTGTAGTCTGGATCAACCCGACTCGCGGGTGCTTCTCCATCATCGCGGTAAGGCGCTTGAGGATCGTGCCTGTCATCACACTGTCGGCATCGAGCACGATCATGTACCGATAGCGGGCTCCCCAGCGTCGGCAGAAGTCGGCCACGTTGCCGCTCTTGGCGTTCCGAGGTGTACGGCGCTTGCGGTAGAAAATGCGTCCAAAGGCGTTGAGGCGTTTGCACAGGTCGAGCCAGGCCATTTCCTCATGCAGCCAGTTCTCCGGCTTGTTGGAGTCGCTCAGGATGAAGAAATCAAAGCCCTCATTGCCGCCCGCATCCTTGAGCCCCTGCCACATGGCCTCGATGCCGCCGAAGACGCGAACGACATCTTCATTGTAAATCGGGATGACCACGGCCGTCGGCGGAGTCGGAGCGCTCAGGTCTGTCTCGTCGATGGTGCGCGCGATCTGGGCGCGATCACCGCCCGCAAGAGCGGTGATAAAACCAAAGACCGCCAGCCAGAAACCGGTGGCAATTTGCTGAAAGAGCAGCAGGAACAAAACGAGCTGCACCCACTCCAGCGCGCTGATGCCCTCTGGCAGAAAGGTCTTCCAGAGCAGCCAGACGCCCAGGCCGGTCGTGGCAATGATCGCGCCGAAGAACGAGGCGCGGCGGAAGGCGACAAAGTCCGCGGTGATTTTCTCAGGTTGGAACGTTTTGCTCACGAGGCGAAAAATTGGTCGTACGCGTAGAGCGCAGCGAAGAAGATGGCAGTCCAGAGCACGGCCGCACGCAAGAGCGGAGCCCAGGCAAATCGATGCCATGTCTCCTGGGCAATGGTCTCCATCGCGCCGAAGTCCATCGGTCGCGGCGTCATACTCGAAACGGCGAGATCGGGCCCGGTGCGGAAAGACACCCTCGCGAGCGTGGCCTTGAGCTCGTCCGGTACAGGGCCGTCATCCAATACCGCAGTGGGCCAGCGGCTCACCGCATCGGTCACACGGATACCCACGACACCGGTGGCCACACGCTTCGCTACTGGTACGTCAATATTGGCAAAGGCCCGCCCAAACCAGGCATCCAGCCGGTCGAGGGTGATGTTCATGGTATGTTCCACCGGAGCAACTGTCGGATTCTCCGCGTGCTTGCGCCGGGCTTCATCCACGATGTCGACCGCGATGCGAACGCGGTGTTCGACGCCACCGATATGCAGAGCGGCGAGAAACGAGAGGAGCCTCGATAGCGCCTCGTCCCATTCTGTGGCGGATTTTATGGATTCCACGTGTAGGTCCAGGTTTCGCTCGCCGGATTGCCATTGACCAGCACGCGGCAGCGGAGTTCGATCGGCTTTTTGTCACCGTTGCGCTCGGCCAGAAAGCTGACACGCCACGATTTTCCAAACTCATTACGCTCGACCTTCACATTGGAAATGGTTGCGGCGTTATTTGGCGACGAAACCTCGGGCACAGGGGTCTCACCTTGTTTCACCTTGTCGAGCGGTCCCCCGGAGAAATCGAGGAAAATCTCACGACGGTTTGCCTCATCCTGCAAGTCCACGCGGGTGGAAACGCAGCGCCCCACGGGCGGCAGGTCCGGACTGTAGGTCATCCAGCGGAGAACATACTCGATCTCAACCGGTTCAAGCGGTCGAGGCGAGGTCGCAGGCGACCAGTATGCCATCACGTTATCGGCCTGATCGTTTTGAGTCGGCTGCTGGAGCAAGGAAACGGCCCCCTGGTTGAAGCCTTTGACCGGCTGCACCCAGACGCTGGGCATCTGATGAAAGAGGGAATTCAGGTCCTGATAGTGGCTGAAATCGCGGTCTCGCTGCATGAGTCCGTAGCCCTTGGGGCCGGCATTGGCAAAGATGTTGACCTGGGCTGACTCGATCCAAGCCAGGGGACGCCACACCCATTCGCCACTGTCGGTCTGGAAAAGCAGGCCATCCGACTTGTGCACCTCAGGGCGGAAGTCGCCAAAGGTGTTGCTCGTGTTTTCGCCGAACCAGAACATGCTGATCAGCGGGGCAAATCCCACCTTGTCCACCTTGCGACGGAAATACAGCCGGGCGCGTACACGCACCCTGGTTTCCTCGCCCGGTTCGACCTCAAAGCTATAGGCCCCCGTCACACTGCGACTCTCCAGCAGTGCGAGCAGGGTAAACTGCGAGGAAAACGTATCCGGGCGCCGGAGCCAGAAGCTGGTGAACACCGGCTCCTCGGCCGGTTGATCCTTGCTACCCGGGTCGATCACCAAGGCGCGGGTTTTCGCACCGAGTACGAGGCCCTTGGCCACCGCTTGAAAATCTGAGCCACCGAGGAAACGCAGCACCTCGTCGAGCTGCTCCGGCCGGTTGATCGGATACATGAGGCGGAAGCCCGCATACCCGATAACGTTGAAAAACTTCAACCCCTCAAGGCGCGGGTCAAACTCGAAGGATTGCCGCGAGTAGGTCTTCTTTTGAGTTCCCTGCTTGTTGACCTCATAGATATCGATCTGGCGATCGTACACATGACCCGGGTGAAAGAAACGGACCTGAAAAGGAAGCCCTTCCTTGCGCCAGAGGGTTTTCTCGTCATTCCAGCGGATGAGCTTGTATTGGTCTGCGGTCAGCTCGCGCAGGCTGCGCGGCAAGGCAGGTGACGCCGTGAGGTAGTCCTCCTGGGCCATCTTGAGCGCAGCGGCGGCAACCTGGTCAAACCCGACGGTTTCCCTTTGCCGGGAACTGATGACGATCACAAGGAGCAGGACCGTGATCAGACCAAAGACCAAATGAATTTTCATTCAGGATACGAAGGGGCGCACTATAGCGACCAGTTGGCCGGTGGCAAAGAAGTCTTGCGTCTTTTGACAAAAAGAGCGCAAAGAGCATTTCCATGAAACTCTCCTACTACGGACATTCCTGTTTTGCGGTGGAAACGAGTGGCGCGACTCTCCTCTTCGATCCGTTCATCCGGCCAAACAGCCTGGCCGCCTCGGTGGAGGTTTCCAGCATCAAGGCAGACTATATTCTCCTGTCGCACGGGCATTTTGATCACGTCGCAGATGCGGTCGAGTTGGCCAGGCTCACCGGAGCAACGGTGATATCGAATTTCGAAATCTACACTTGGCTCGGCCAGCAGGGCATCGACAAGGTGCACCCCATGAACCATGGAGGGAGCTTTCGCTTTCCCTTTGGCCGGGTGAAGTTCGTCAATGCCATCCATTCCAGCGTCCTCCCAGATGGCACCTACGGGGGAAACCCGGGTGGATTCGTCATCGAGTCCGGCGATGGCTCATTCTACTACGCGGGAGATACGGCCCTCACGCTCGACATGCAACTGATCGCCGAGGAGTTTGACCTCTTGTTTGCCGTTCTGCCCATCGGCGACAACTTCACCATGGGCGCGAACGACGCAGGTCGCGCCGCAAAGCTCCTGAACTGCAAGAATGTCGTGGGAGTGCACTACGATACCTTCCCTCCCATCAAGATCGATCATGCGGAGGCAAAGGCCACGGTGGCAAAGCAGGGCGCGATGCTTCATCTCCCCGCGATCGGGCAGACGATCGACCTGTGACTTTCGGTTGCATCGGCCCAGCCCGAGGTGTAGCCTGACCACATGCAACCACTCGTTCCTCTTGCCTTCGGCTTGCCGGGCGGCCCGGAATGGTTTTTCCTTATAGCCTTGGTATTGCTTTTCTTCGGTGCCAAGAAGCTTCCGGAACTCGCTCGCGGTCTGGGCCAGAGCCTCGGTGAATTCCGCAAGGCTAAGGAAGAGTTTGACAAGGAACTGCATAACTCCGCCAACGCCGTGACCTCTGCTCCGGCCAAAGTGGAAGCCAAGCCTGCAGAAGGTACCGAGCCTCAGCAGAAGTCTTGATCGTCTCCTGACCAGTCGTGGGCCGATTCCAGACCTGCTGCTGCCGTACTCTCATATTCCTCTTTCTCGCGGCGGCAGCGTCGTTCGCCGCAGAGGTCAAAGTCGCGTGGTTCAATCTTGAGAACTACATTGAGCGCGACGATGGCTCCGGCCAGATCGCGAAATCTCCCGCCCGCATCGGTGCCGTGGTCAAGACCATCACGGAATTGCGCCCGGATATTCTCGCCGTGGCTGAGATCGGCGACCGGACTACCCTCACCGACCTGCAAAACCGGCTGAAAGCCGCCGGATGGGATCTCCCCGCGTCGGAGTGGGTTGCCGGGCTGGATCAAGCCCGCCATCTCGCCCTGCTCAGCCGTTATCCGATCGTCGAGCGCAATTCCCAGGATGCGCTTTATTTCCCTCTCAACGGGGTGAAGCACGGCATGCACCGCGGCATCCTCGACATCACCGTCGAGCTGGCTCCGGCATATCGGCTGCGGGTGCTCGGCGCGCATTTCAAGTCTCGGCGTGATGAAAGCGCATACGACCAGGCTGCCTTTCGGCTGGCGGAGGCCCGTCTCTTTCGCAGCTATGTTGAAAAGATCCTCCGTTCCGCACCTGAAACCAATCTCCTCGCCGCCGGAGACCTCAACGATACGAAGAACGAACCTGCAATCCGGGAGATCATCGGGACGCCCAGGGAGCCGGGAATACTCCGCGACATCTGGGTGCGGGATTCCCGAGGGGAAACGTGGACGCACTATTGGAAAGTCGCTGACGTCTATTCGCGAATCGACTATTTGTTGACCAGTCCCGGACTTTCGCCCGAGATACTCTGGCGGAAGTGCGGGATCGTCGACGCTCCCTACTGGTCACAAGCCAGCGACCATCGCGCCATTTACGCCGTTCTCTCGCCCGAAAACAAATGATCCGCCCCCTCATTCCTCTCGTCGCCATTTTCCTCCCCTTGGTTGCCATCGCGGACTCCGCCAGCGAATGGGCGCTAATCCTCAAGCTCGACGAGGGGCCGCAAAAGAAGATCAGCTCCATCACCGATGTGCGGCAGGAGGCCCGCAATCATCTCCTCCTCCAGCAAAAGACTCTCGAGACTTTCATCTCCCGCTACCCGAGTGATCCGAATGTCATCGAGGCACAGATGAAGCTTGCCGCAGTCCAGGCAGCATTGGGAAACATCGATGAGAATCACGCTCTCGTCGACACGGCGATCAAGTCGCTTGCGTCGCTGGAAAGCTCACCCAAAGCCACCGCGGAGCAGGCAGCTAATGCCGGTTTCCTCAAGGTTTCGCTCCAGATGCAGGATGCCGGGGGCACAGATGCGGAGCGCCGGGACGTCATTATCGCGGCGGCGCAGGATTTTAACAACCGTCACCCCGGGGATCGGCGAGGGCCCCGCCTGCTGGTTGAGGCGGCGACGCTATGCGACGATACTCCCTCGCGTAAGCGCGAGTTACTCGATCAGGCGGCAAGGGAGACCAAGGAGGCTTCACTGAAACAGCGCATCGCCGACGACCTCCATCGGCTCGATCTGCTCGGCAGGACGCCATCGATCAAGGTTCCCCTCATAAAAGGGGGCGTCCTCGACCTCGCGACCCTGCGCGGCAACGTGGTGGTGCTGATTTTCTGGTCTACAGACTCCCCCCACTCTCTTCTCTGGCTGAGGGATTTTCGCATCGCCTACGAGTCGCTCTCAAAAAATAACCTCAAGGTCGTGACGGTCGGTCTTGACCGCTCCCGCCAGTCCTATGAAAGCCGGGCGAAGAGCTTCCCGCCTGAGTGGGTCGACTCCTACGACTCCGATGGATGGCTCGGCGCCCTGCCGCGATCACTCGGAATTAATGCCCTCCCGTCGGTTTGGATTCTGGACAAGAAGGGCGTAGTCCGTACGATCAACGCCAAGTCGAACTTCGCGAAATGGATTCGCGATTTGCAGGCTGAGTAAATCCCAGATGAAATATCCCCTACTTCCCCTAGTAGCTGCATGTCTGTTTGCCCCGGCCCTGGCCCGGGCAGATGTCACCCTCCCCGCCATCTTCTCAGAGCACATGGTGCTCGAGAAAGCCGCCAAGGTCCCGATCTGGGGCAAGGCATCTCCCGGCGAGGAGGTCACCGTCAAAGTCGGCGACCAAACCGCCACAGCCAAAGCCGGAGAGGACGGCACGTGGAAAGCCGTGCTCGATCTTTCCAAGTCTGGACCCGGCCCGTTCGTAGCCACGGTAAAGGGCAACAACGAGATCACCATCAACGACGTCGTCGTCGGTGAGGTCTGGGTGGCATCTGGTCAGTCCAACATGGAGTGGGTCCTGTCCAATACGCTCGACTCTCAGAAGGAGATCGCAAATTCTGCCAATCCGATGCTGCGTCAGTTCCGACTGACCAAGAATGCCGCGGAAAAACCGACGACCGAGTTTACCGGCACATGGGAGGTGGCAAGCCCCGAAACCTCCGGGAAGTTCACCGCCGTCGGATACTACTTTGGCAAGGATCTGCAGAAGGAGCTCAATCAGCCGGTCGGCCTCATTTACACCAACTGGGGCGGCACGCCGAGCGAAGCATGGACGAGTCCGGATGCAATAGCCTCCGTTCCCGAACTTCAACAATCGCTTGAGAAGCAACAGGCTTACGCCAAGGAATACGTCGGCTTGAAAGCCAAGTTCGTGGAGGACTTCAAGAAATGGCTGGCGGACACGGATCGCGCCGACAAAGCGACACCTGACATCGCCGCCTATGCAGGCGAAAAGATCGCCGCCGATGGCTGGGCTCCGGTGAATTTCCCGGCGAAATTCACGGATGCAGATGGCAAGCCGTTCTATGGAGCCATCTGGGTGCGGAGGGAGTTTGACATGCCAAAGACGGACAAGTCGATCTGGCTCGATGTCGGCAATGTCGAGGGATTCGACGCTCTCTACTGGAATGGCAAGCTGATCAAGGCGAACTCCTTTGATACCGCGCCTGCCGGTCGCCGTACCTACAGCATCCCGGCGAATGAGATCAAGGAAGGTCGCAACGTCCTGGCGATGCGTATCTACTCCCCGTCGTTTCAGCCGACATTGCAGCGCGACTTCGTGATCTCCGGAGCCACACCTGCCGGTCCGACAGTCTCCAAGGCAGAGTACACCCAGACCGCACCTGCTGCGGACAAGGTGGCTCCCAAGCTGCCCGCTCCGGCCATGGCTCCGCAGAATACCGCGACCTACCTGTTCAACGGGATGATCAACCCGATCCTGTCGTACGCCATCTCGGGCGCGATCTGGTACCAGGGTGAAAGCAACGCCGGACGGTCCTATCAATATCGCATGGCGTTCCCGCTCATGATTACCGACTGGCGCAAGCAGTGGGGACAGGGAGATTTTCCGTTCTACTTCGTGCAACTGGCCAACTTCCTGCCCAAGGACAACACTCCGGTGGAGTCCGGCTGGGCAGAGCTTCGCGAGGCGCAGAGCATGACGCTCAAGCTGCCCAATACGGGCCAGGCCGTGATCATCGATGCCGGTGAGTCCGACGACATCCATCCACGCAACAAGCAGGTGGTAGGCGAACGCCTCGCCCGCATCGCGCTGGCCAGGGACTACGGCAAGAAGGACCTCGTTTACTCGGGACCAACCTACAAGTCGATGAAGGTCGATGGCTCCAAAGTACGCCTGAGCTTTGACAACATCGGCGGAGGCCTCACTGCCCATGAGGTGCCGGCGACCTACGTCAAGAAGTCGCAAACCAATGAAACCGCCCCG of the Terrimicrobium sacchariphilum genome contains:
- the mdoH gene encoding glucans biosynthesis glucosyltransferase MdoH — protein: MSKTFQPEKITADFVAFRRASFFGAIIATTGLGVWLLWKTFLPEGISALEWVQLVLFLLLFQQIATGFWLAVFGFITALAGGDRAQIARTIDETDLSAPTPPTAVVIPIYNEDVVRVFGGIEAMWQGLKDAGGNEGFDFFILSDSNKPENWLHEEMAWLDLCKRLNAFGRIFYRKRRTPRNAKSGNVADFCRRWGARYRYMIVLDADSVMTGTILKRLTAMMEKHPRVGLIQTTPQLALGRTPFRRMYQFAAKLYAPLFCAGSNYWHLFGGNYWGHNAIIRVRPFIEHCDLPDLPEKDAKRRHIFSHDTVEAALMRRAGYDVWFAYAEPGSYEEGPPNLSDSLGRDRRWCMGNLQHFWFLFAPGVDFANRFHIWMGVMGYMGSLLWLIFLIVGAFDLAVKHRFSVLSALPGDPVVQSGGAVMILLASTFVLLFLPKILSYLVALPKARKFGGVLRLTLGVILETIISTLMAPVLMIYYSQFVVSLLAGLQAKWGSQNRTDDKGMTILESCRIFWLPPVLGAISLALLIVYAPHEILLLSPILGGWLLAPFLAWATSQPALGDFLIWSKIFFVAEEDPNECPRELEKVRQIAQEAEDNWNFPYSGVARAVTDPLANAVHIALLRQRRRVVEETEEYLEELREKLLENGPSALDIRQQFALLWDADSLRWLHREFWTRPAERLHPWWRERLRDATARVGNAAAG
- a CDS encoding glucan biosynthesis protein, with the protein product MKIHLVFGLITVLLLVIVISSRQRETVGFDQVAAAALKMAQEDYLTASPALPRSLRELTADQYKLIRWNDEKTLWRKEGLPFQVRFFHPGHVYDRQIDIYEVNKQGTQKKTYSRQSFEFDPRLEGLKFFNVIGYAGFRLMYPINRPEQLDEVLRFLGGSDFQAVAKGLVLGAKTRALVIDPGSKDQPAEEPVFTSFWLRRPDTFSSQFTLLALLESRSVTGAYSFEVEPGEETRVRVRARLYFRRKVDKVGFAPLISMFWFGENTSNTFGDFRPEVHKSDGLLFQTDSGEWVWRPLAWIESAQVNIFANAGPKGYGLMQRDRDFSHYQDLNSLFHQMPSVWVQPVKGFNQGAVSLLQQPTQNDQADNVMAYWSPATSPRPLEPVEIEYVLRWMTYSPDLPPVGRCVSTRVDLQDEANRREIFLDFSGGPLDKVKQGETPVPEVSSPNNAATISNVKVERNEFGKSWRVSFLAERNGDKKPIELRCRVLVNGNPASETWTYTWNP
- a CDS encoding metal-dependent hydrolase; this encodes MKLSYYGHSCFAVETSGATLLFDPFIRPNSLAASVEVSSIKADYILLSHGHFDHVADAVELARLTGATVISNFEIYTWLGQQGIDKVHPMNHGGSFRFPFGRVKFVNAIHSSVLPDGTYGGNPGGFVIESGDGSFYYAGDTALTLDMQLIAEEFDLLFAVLPIGDNFTMGANDAGRAAKLLNCKNVVGVHYDTFPPIKIDHAEAKATVAKQGAMLHLPAIGQTIDL
- a CDS encoding Sec-independent protein translocase subunit TatA/TatB, translating into MQPLVPLAFGLPGGPEWFFLIALVLLFFGAKKLPELARGLGQSLGEFRKAKEEFDKELHNSANAVTSAPAKVEAKPAEGTEPQQKS
- a CDS encoding endonuclease/exonuclease/phosphatase family protein, encoding MGRFQTCCCRTLIFLFLAAAASFAAEVKVAWFNLENYIERDDGSGQIAKSPARIGAVVKTITELRPDILAVAEIGDRTTLTDLQNRLKAAGWDLPASEWVAGLDQARHLALLSRYPIVERNSQDALYFPLNGVKHGMHRGILDITVELAPAYRLRVLGAHFKSRRDESAYDQAAFRLAEARLFRSYVEKILRSAPETNLLAAGDLNDTKNEPAIREIIGTPREPGILRDIWVRDSRGETWTHYWKVADVYSRIDYLLTSPGLSPEILWRKCGIVDAPYWSQASDHRAIYAVLSPENK
- a CDS encoding thioredoxin family protein, translating into MIRPLIPLVAIFLPLVAIADSASEWALILKLDEGPQKKISSITDVRQEARNHLLLQQKTLETFISRYPSDPNVIEAQMKLAAVQAALGNIDENHALVDTAIKSLASLESSPKATAEQAANAGFLKVSLQMQDAGGTDAERRDVIIAAAQDFNNRHPGDRRGPRLLVEAATLCDDTPSRKRELLDQAARETKEASLKQRIADDLHRLDLLGRTPSIKVPLIKGGVLDLATLRGNVVVLIFWSTDSPHSLLWLRDFRIAYESLSKNNLKVVTVGLDRSRQSYESRAKSFPPEWVDSYDSDGWLGALPRSLGINALPSVWILDKKGVVRTINAKSNFAKWIRDLQAE
- a CDS encoding sialate O-acetylesterase, coding for MKYPLLPLVAACLFAPALARADVTLPAIFSEHMVLEKAAKVPIWGKASPGEEVTVKVGDQTATAKAGEDGTWKAVLDLSKSGPGPFVATVKGNNEITINDVVVGEVWVASGQSNMEWVLSNTLDSQKEIANSANPMLRQFRLTKNAAEKPTTEFTGTWEVASPETSGKFTAVGYYFGKDLQKELNQPVGLIYTNWGGTPSEAWTSPDAIASVPELQQSLEKQQAYAKEYVGLKAKFVEDFKKWLADTDRADKATPDIAAYAGEKIAADGWAPVNFPAKFTDADGKPFYGAIWVRREFDMPKTDKSIWLDVGNVEGFDALYWNGKLIKANSFDTAPAGRRTYSIPANEIKEGRNVLAMRIYSPSFQPTLQRDFVISGATPAGPTVSKAEYTQTAPAADKVAPKLPAPAMAPQNTATYLFNGMINPILSYAISGAIWYQGESNAGRSYQYRMAFPLMITDWRKQWGQGDFPFYFVQLANFLPKDNTPVESGWAELREAQSMTLKLPNTGQAVIIDAGESDDIHPRNKQVVGERLARIALARDYGKKDLVYSGPTYKSMKVDGSKVRLSFDNIGGGLTAHEVPATYVKKSQTNETAPLVRNSPSSELEGFAICGEDKKWVWADAKIDGNEVVVSSDKVANPVAVRYGWANNPTCNLYNKEGLPASPFRTDDFPASTANGKY